The region CCTCGATGCGATGGCCGAGGTCGGCGTCGCACCCGGGGACCTGGAAGTCATCGCCCTCACGCACGTCCACCTCGACCACGCGGGGGGCGCGGGCTATCTCGTCGAGGAGTGTCCGTCGGCGACCGTCTACGTCCACGAAATCGGCGCGCCCCACCTGGCGGACCCGACGCGGCTCTGGGAGGGGACGAAAGAGGCCGTCGGCGACCAGGTGCAGTACTACGCCGAGCCCGAGCCGGTGCCCGAGGAGCGAATCGTCGAACTCACAGACGGTGACGTGATCGACCTCGGCGACCACAGCCTCGAAGCCCGCCACGCGCCGGGTCACGCGCCCCACCAGGTCGTCTTCCACGACCCCGCTATCGACGGCGTGTTCACGGCCGACGCCGCGGGCCTGTTTACCCCCTCGGCCGACGAGGTCAGCGTGACGAGCCCGCCGGTGAACTTCGACCTCGACCAGGCGCTCGCGGACGTCGAGACGATTCGGGAGATAGACCCGGAGACGCTGCTGTACGCGCATTTCGGGACGGAGCCGACCGGCGACCGGCTCGACGAGTACGCCGAGAAGCTGGACGCGTGGGTCACCGCCGTCCGCGAGAAGCGCGCCGAACTCGGAGACGACGCGGCCGTCGTCTCCCACTTCGTCGAGACTGTCGAGACGCCCGACGTCTGGGGCGAGCACAAGGCCCGCGAGGAGGTCGCGCTGAACGTCCGGGGCGTGCTCGTGATGCTGGACCGCGCGGCGTGAGCACACTCGCGCGCTGACCGACGTATGACGGGTTTTATACACGGGAGCACCGTTGGCAGCAGTGTAGATGGCCGCTACCCAGCTACTGTTGCTCGTCGC is a window of Halomicroarcula saliterrae DNA encoding:
- a CDS encoding MBL fold metallo-hydrolase — translated: MAIGDVYDAEDCADVHYVDTGMYDVAEYGSVYIVDAERPALVDTGIGARYETILDAMAEVGVAPGDLEVIALTHVHLDHAGGAGYLVEECPSATVYVHEIGAPHLADPTRLWEGTKEAVGDQVQYYAEPEPVPEERIVELTDGDVIDLGDHSLEARHAPGHAPHQVVFHDPAIDGVFTADAAGLFTPSADEVSVTSPPVNFDLDQALADVETIREIDPETLLYAHFGTEPTGDRLDEYAEKLDAWVTAVREKRAELGDDAAVVSHFVETVETPDVWGEHKAREEVALNVRGVLVMLDRAA